The Toxorhynchites rutilus septentrionalis strain SRP chromosome 3, ASM2978413v1, whole genome shotgun sequence genome includes a region encoding these proteins:
- the LOC129776693 gene encoding coiled-coil and C2 domain-containing protein 2A isoform X3 gives MARRKDEQSTNRCCPRNHLRFGRFPILRTLPHIWHHPTFNQTRISKSLAEVRSFLEQVTVGSDDGSKSVEEALVKPILNSANKSRLINRLIEEEQEEWFDASGDLVNLQSFIVDKRMRSVCGKKFVPYFVEPLPMTQTAEQLPAERTVKVLIGKLRFENHPTFDEAMKLRLKLKQIYKLYYTNRKLKVVSGLQKKLDDLRCMTNESDEYGLSFKMQRRELRKLVYKEAKSERQMEKQILDLWKELKDMKCEQGIKVIIANDEFGQNEAKVSWNKRFNAELEEVIDEEQELYIKEKQKYKAYLRDLEVNINAGEVIPIQKPKKPDISRLNLEFKKIFSESFRSPGEPMIDIFLREEPIQTFQPNSNNDLRYKVKFYLDDKHLASTKPREFQSDSLVDFNTSFSVKLTTKIPETMKIELYEKNRLKHKMKLAEIFIPLPNSDEIFDEVEYVHYEFSSGKPYKLNEYHNGKIDLKVGWLEQAELNFPSLPKKRNIPKRVHLSKELLKKWFDDQLLDPNDSDAEILMKALESTDKDSGDEQGNLQEDDDTFVFNEDLLAFCSDEEINNNERLNMLFQRFNCNMRYKNIKFIPQSEREIEIPNEKKIIDETLGTDPIDLQRHYGKKYLKKVYGTIANHCSVINQDKIDDNLLIGDQVPTMESLRVAFSKLFGPRRPLKPSRKSPLSRASIKVTDVSNLKIVVTVVRAFGIPMRSDDHQVASPGERRNSGLSSTKFSFRASNVRPYITISIKDKILRTSTADGTNPTWNEQLTIPLDGTSDQIRKFLNIDLYDELTEDLLEDDRARTTEVYQRISSKWLGQLRIPISTIYLNHRIEGTFELSTPPILFGYTQCSSEAPEYTSMFIGTSLPDMREASQISLFVSLEPNVEVPSLDTNGLECVEFEQTKTHIYLWFEEYRNEFPLRAKMPLVTLLSGKRVSITRLLGPIDVPFVVDENVEPMIRRYVSLIPIHYNTDACSQLDGVWLTNKEILSMMCASPKDLGVLLTCFYTALEYDAYLLIGHSLLNGDSTFVLLREGNEFLIVDPTSGKKYNSTDTYCPLNRVYSIVNEDNLWANIQKENRVFLTQLDVSKSAYWRPLFTRTHEAPTGCVHDGKYLYRNALSVRDLQKTIERKIFKKIAAWRTHRKTIWNRYISEQLKYVLSSLETDVSLEVSTDRHTEMFNRLFISHKINGFPLNFPYTNLSNAVAQVKATGIHLNSENNVEFALGVYIKDYPSNIYSVWIFLVSLVPKI, from the exons ATGGCGAGGCGGAAGGACGAACAGAGCACGAACAGGTGCTGCCCGAGAAATCACCTTCGATTCGGTCGGTTTCCAATACTCAGGACTCTCCCACACATTTGGCATCATCCTACATTCAACCAGACGAGGATCAG TAAATCTCTCGCCGAAGTGAGAAGCTTTCTCGAACAGGTTACGGTTGGTTCTGACGATGGCAGTAAGAGCGTGGAAGAGGCGCTTGTGAAACCGATTTTGAATAGCGCTAATAAGTCCCGTTTGATAAACCGCCTAATagaggaagaacaggaagaaTGGTTCGATGCCAGTGGAGATCTAGTCAATCTGCAAAGCTTCATCGTCGATAAGCGCATGAGAAGTGTTTGCGGAAAAAAGTTTGTACCGTACTTTGTGGAACCCCTGCCTATGACACAGACGGCAGAACAACTTCCTGCGGAGAGGACCGTCAAAGTGTTGATTGGAAAACTCAGATTCGAGAATCACCCAACGTTCGACGAAGCGATGAAATTGCGACTAAAGCTGAAACAAATCTATAAATTGTACTACACTAATCGAAAGTTGAAGGTTGTTTCTGGTTTGCAAAAGAAATTGGATGACCTAAGATGCATGACGAACGAATCTGACGAATACGGTTTGTCCTTCAAAATGCAACGAAGGGAGTTGAGAAAGCTAGTGTATAAGGAAGCCAAATCCGAGCGGCAAATGGAAAAGCAGATCTTGGATCTTTGGAAAGAACTAAAG GACATGAAATGTGAGCAGGGTATTAAGGTGATTATCGCCAACGATGAATTCGGACAAAATGAAGCCAAAGTAAGTTGGAATAAACGATTCAATGCGGAACTGGAAGAAGTGATTGACGAAGAACAGGAGCTATACATTAAAGAGAAACAAAAGTACAAAGCTTATTTGCGTGATCTGGAGGTAAACATAAACGCGGGAGAGGTTATACCCATCCAGAAGCCCAAGAAACCAGACATATCACGATTGAACCTAGAGTTCAAGAAAATATTCAGCGAATCGTTTCGATCTCCGGGGGAACCAATGATCGATATATTTTTGAGGGAAGAACCGATCCAAACATTTCAACCAAATTCCAATAATGATTTGAGATATAAAGTAAAGTTCTATCTCGATGACAAACATCTTGCTTCAACGAAACCGCGCGAGTTTCAGAGTGATTCGCTGGTAGACTTCAACACTTCCTTCTCAGTCAAATTGACTACGAAGATTCCGGAGACGATGAAAATCGAGTTATATGAAAAGAATAGATTGAAGCATAAAATGAAGTTAGCGGAGATTTTCATCCCCCTTCCAAACTCTGATGAGATATTCGATGAAGTGGAATATGTACATTACGAATTCTCATCAGGCAAGCCATACAAACTGAATGAATATCACAACGGGAAGATAGATTTGAAGGTTGGTTGGCTGGAACAAGCGGAGTTGAACTTTCCCAGTTTACCGAAAAAGAGAAATATCCCAAAACGTGTTCATCTATCGAAAGAACTGTTGAAGAAATGGTTCGATGATCAGCTTCTCGATCCAAATGATTCCGATGCAGAGATTTTAATGAAAGCATTGGAAAGCACCGACAAAGATTCAGGTGATGAGCAAGGTAACCTGCAGGAGGATGATGACACTTTCGTGTTCAACGAAGATCTCCTAGCGTTTTGTTCCGATGAAGAGATCAACAACAACGAAAGattgaatatgttatttcaaAGATTCAACTGTAACATGAGATACAAAAATATCAAGTTTATCCCACAGAGTGAGCGAGAAATTGAAATTCCCAACGAGAAGAAAATCATCGATGAAACCCTTGGTACCGATCCAATTGATTTGCAGCGACACTACGGAAAAAAGTATCTAAAGAAGGTTTACGGTACCATCGCTAACCATTGCAGTGTAATCAATCAAGACAAAATAGATGACAATTTGCTAATCGGTGATCAAGTGCCGACGATGGAATCTTTGCGGGTggcattttccaaattatttggACCTAGGAGACCGCTGAAACCGTCGAGAAAATCACCGCTTAGCAGAGCCTCGATCAAGGTAACTGATGTGAGTAACTTAAAGATAGTTGTAACTGTTGTAAGAGCGTTTGGAATTCCAATGCGATCGGATGACCATCAAGTTGCATCACCGGGTGAGAGGCGGAACAGTGGTTTATCTTCAACGAAATTTT CCTTTCGTGCGTCTAATGTTCGACCTTACATCACGATCTCAATAAAAGACAAAATCCTCCGGACCTCGACGGCAGATGGTACCAATCCCACTTGGAATGAGCAATTAACAATTCCATTAGATGGGACAAGTGATCAGATTCGGAAGTTTCTGAATATCGATCTATACGATGAGCTGACAGAAGATTTGCTGGAGGATGATCGTGCGCGAACAACGGAGGTATATCAGAGGATATCCAGCAAATGGCTGGGTCAGCTGAGGATTCCAATCAGCACGATTTACCTCAACCACAGG ATCGAAGGAACCTTCGAGCTTAGTACTCCACCAATCCTGTTCGGCTACACACAATGCAGCAGTGAAGCTCCAGAGTATACCTCCATGTTCATCGGCACTAGCCTACCGGACATGCGGGAGGCAAGCCAAATTTCACTCTTCGTTAGTCTGGAACCGAATGTAGAAGTTCCCAGTTTGGACACCAACGGTCTGGAGTGCGTTGAATTTGAGCAGACCAAAACACATATCTACCTTTGGTTCGAGGAGTACCGAAATGAGTTCCCTCTGAGAGCAAAAATGCCGCTAGTGACGCTTCTTAGCGGGAAACGTGTTAGCATTACACGATTGCTAGGGCCTATCGATGTGCCGTTTGTGGTTGACGAAAATGTCGAACCGATGATCAGACGGTACGTTTCGTTGATTCCAATCCACTATAACACGGATGCATGTTCACAATTGGACGGTGTTTGGTTAACTAATAAG GAAATCCTGAGCATGATGTGCGCCTCTCCGAAAGATTTGGGTGTCTTGTTAACTTGTTTTTATACTGCTCTAGAATATGACGCCTACCTGTTGATAGGTCACAGTCTGTTGAATGGAGACAGTACATTTGTGTTGCTACGTGAAGGCAATGAATTCCTTATTGTTGATCCTACAAGCGGCAAAAAATACAACAGTACTGATACGTACTGCCCTCTGAATAGAGTTTACTCCATTgtcaatgaggacaatttgtgGGCCAACATTCAAAAAGAGAATCGTGTATTTCTTACGCAATTAGACGTCAGCAAATCAGCCTACTGGAGACCACTGTTTACGAGAACACACGAGGCACCAACAGGTTGTGTCCACGATGGGAAGTACTTGTACAGGAATGCTTTAAGCGTGCGTGATTTGCAGAAAACTATTGAGAGGaagattttcaagaaaatcgcTGCCTGGAGAACTCATCGTAAAACCATCTGGAATCG